A genomic region of Populus nigra chromosome 11, ddPopNigr1.1, whole genome shotgun sequence contains the following coding sequences:
- the LOC133667980 gene encoding fasciclin-like arabinogalactan protein 13, with protein MATSPLSLVLLSLFLSLSLHAQAQAPAAPAPAPSGPVNFTAVLVKGGQFVTFISLLNKTQTFNQIENQINSSSEGMTIFAPTDNAFNNLKSGALNGLSQQQQVQLLQYHMLPKFYSLSNLLLVSNPVPTQASGQEGVWGLNFTGQSNQVNVSTGLVEVQVNNALRQDFPLAVYPVDKVLLPEELFGVKPPSASPPAPATKGSSSGKSNSSDTAAEPSPGKNSAGGRNVALGLIFGLGFVSMGILS; from the coding sequence ATGGCTACCTCTCCCCTCTCTCTCGTTCTCCTTTCACTCTTCCTCTCCCTCTCGCTCCATGCTCAAGCTCAAGCCCCAGCAGCACCTGCTCCGGCGCCCTCCGGCCCGGTCAACTTCACCGCAGTTCTTGTAAAGGGTGGTCAGTTCGTCACATTCATTAGCCTTTTGAACAAGACTCAAACAtttaaccaaattgaaaatcagATCAACAGCTCTTCTGAGGGCATGACTATTTTTGCCCCAACTGATAATGCCTTCAACAATCTTAAATCTGGTGCTTTAAATGGCCTCAGCCAACAACAGCAAGTTCAACTTCTTCAGTACCACATGTTGCCTAAATTCTATTCTTTGAGCAATCTCTTGTTGGTTAGTAACCCTGTTCCCACCCAGGCCTCTGGCCAAGAAGGTGTTTGGGGTCTTAACTTTACAGGTCAAAGCAACCAAGTCAATGTGTCAACAGGGCTTGTGGAGGTTCAAGTCAACAACGCTTTAAGGCAAGATTTTCCTCTGGCAGTTTATCCAGTCGACAAAGTGTTGTTGCCTGAGGAGTTGTTTGGTGTTAAGCCACCATCTGCTTCACCTCCAGCACCGGCAACTAAGGGGTCATCATCAGGCAAGTCCAATTCATCAGATACGGCTGCAGAACCATCACCTGGTAAGAACTCAGCTGGTGGAAGGAATGTAGCATTGGGGTTGATTTTTGGGCTTGGTTTCGTTTCCATGGGAATTCTTTCTTGA